A stretch of DNA from Clostridium sp. JN-9:
CATGAATGTAACTTTATATTTTTGGGACAAATTCTGTATAAGCTCACGTATCTCTTTTATACCCTGAGGATCTAATCCATTTGTAGGCTCATCCAATATAACTATATTTGGATTATTTAAAAATGCTCTTGCTATGCCAAGCCTTTGTTTCATACCCAAGGAATATTTGGATACATCTTTATTCTTGGCAGAAGTCATACCAACCATTTCGAGAACTTCATCTACTCTTTTTTTAGGCACATCATGTAAATTTGCCATCATAAGAAGATTTGTATAACCAGATAAATCTCCATAAAAGCATGGTGCTTCTACCATAGCTCCTATTCTGCTTATGGCTTTATCCCGTTCACTTGCTGCATTATACCCGTTTATGAAAACCTCCCCTGAAGTAGGCTTTATAAGACCGAGAATACTTTTTATGGTAGTACTTTTTCCTGCACCGTTAGGCCCGAGAAATCCATACACATCACCTTCATAAACGGAAATATTTA
This window harbors:
- a CDS encoding ABC transporter ATP-binding protein translates to MTKRCLLETLNLTKEYKNQKAVDNLNISVYEGDVYGFLGPNGAGKSTTIKSILGLIKPTSGEVFINGYNAASERDKAISRIGAMVEAPCFYGDLSGYTNLLMMANLHDVPKKRVDEVLEMVGMTSAKNKDVSKYSLGMKQRLGIARAFLNNPNIVILDEPTNGLDPQGIKEIRELIQNLSQKYKVTFMISSHILSEIEMVCNRIGIIKKGKLKVQGYIDELLDTNEEIIEIHTREKEKTVRLINGINIKCKIDNYEYGVRVKIKKGNFQNINKILVDNDVNIENISCKENSLEDYFLNIMEGERNYA